The window GGAAAGCGCCGGGTGTCCCTTTTCCGTCAGGAAGGGCAGAATTTCATCCTCCGTCGTCCCGATCGTTTCATCGGCGATCATCTCCGGAAAGTTGGGAATCCCCATTTCTACCGCGCGCTTCTTCAAGCGGTCCATGATTTCCTCTTTGAGCATTTTGGGCATCCAGACCAAGCGTTTGATGCCCCCCTCGGCCATAATAAATTTCTTGCTGCCGATGTAGTGCTTGCTGTGGCCCACGAAACCCGGGGTAACGGATCCGCCGCCAACAGAACCCGCCAGGGTCGTAAATTTCATCCCGCAGGGAGTCATCCCGGTAAAGTCGCGATTGACGGTCATGATGCCGTTGCACATGGGGAGTACGGCGGCAATGCACTCGAAGCAGCCACAGGAAGTCATGGGATCAACCATGATGCTGTAGGCGTTGTATTTTTCCAACTTTTGGCGCGAGGCTTTGAAGACAAAGTCATTGACCCCCTTCCACTGGCCCAGGAGCGGATCAATCACTTCCATTTTGGGTACGGGTTGGTTGGGCCCGGTGGGGTTAATCTCATTAGAGGCTTTACCGTCCAGCCAGTTGTAAGCTCCACAAAGTCCGGTTCTCTCCGGGGTGATGATACACACATGGGTCGGGGCAAAGGACTGACAAAGAGTGCAGGAATAAAAAGTCTCTTCTGATTCGTCGGTCATGCCCTCGATGCGGGCATCGCGCTTATGGTAGACGCCCCGGGCTTTTCCCATAATTTCCTTTACCTTGGATTCCTCGGTGTAGATTTTCACCTGGACTTTATCGAAGATGGAGCCGAAGTCCTGGTGATATTTGGCGTGGAGGATATCCCCCAAATGCCTCAGGGTAAACCCCTTTTCCACGGCCCCTTTGCCAACCCGGACCCAGGCAATGTCCCGCTGCCCGATGTGCATGAGCCCCTGGGCGTAATTGATCAGGTGGTGGATCTGGCGCTCTAAGATGGGTTCAAAGTCCTCCTGCATTTTTCTGCCGGCAACTTCGGCCACGATGGCCAGGGGAAGTTGAGCCGGCGGCTTGATATCTTTGATATCCGGACCGATGACTTCGACTTTTCCGTCTTCGACCTCGTTCATATCCCGGGAGGTTGTCCACTCCACCGCAATCGTCCTTCCGCCTCCGCACTCTAAGTAAATATCTTCCCCGCGGATGCGTTCGCCCTCGAAGGCCGGCCCATACGCCACTGGCACCGGCACCTTGGCTACGGTAACTTTCAATCCCCGGACCTCAACTGCTTTCTGGACGATCTGGTCGTGAGCGATGTTGGAAACGACGTGTTCATAGGTGCAAATCCCCGTGGGCAGGACCTGGGGAATGGGCGTATCCGCGATGACCGGGAACCCCCAGTTAATCGCCCCGGCGGCATTGGCGTACCACTCGTCCGTCACAAACCCCAACGGAAGGGCAAAAGCAAAGACCCGATCCTTGTTATAGATCAGGATCTTCCGGTAGTCTCCGGGCGCAATGCCCCCGAAAGACATGGCGGCCCGGGTGGCAAAACCCATGGCAAAGACCGTGGCCGTGTAGTCTGGGCCGAAGGAGACCAGGCGCGTCGGCCAGCCGATCTGAACACCCGCCTCTACCAGTTGTTCCGAGAAGTGTTTTCCGTTGTGTTCCGCGGCCATGAATACGTAGAGGTTCTTTTCCTGGAGTTCCTGGGCGATTTTGGCCGCGATCTCCTTGGTAGGCGCTGCCCCCAAGATGGCGGCAAACCCCGGGGCCGTTCCATCCACAAATTCAATGCCCCGCTTTCTCAAAATGATGTCGTCGGCCGCACCCAGCCAGATGTTGTCTGCGGTGGGGTCTTCCCCTTTGATATAGAAGTTAGGATCTTCGAGATAACGGATGGCCTCGATGATTTCCTCGGCAAAGAAGGTGGCCATCCCAGCATCCAGAGCCGGGGCCAGGTACGGAAGCCAAACTTTCTCTTTCACCAGAGGAGGAATGAGCGCCCGGCACCTTTCTAAAATCGGCTTCATATCCCCTAAAGTTTTCACGGGAACTCCGAGGATGCCGTAAATGATGGGTAGGTAATATCCAGTATTGGGAAACCCAACTTCCTGGTTTGGGCCCCACTTTTCCAGGGCCTCCTGGTATTTTTTCTCCGCCCGCTCCAGGATCTTATGGCCTCCCCGAATTGCTGCTGCTGCGATGATCTTCGACACGTTTCAACCTCCTTACAAAAGAGTGATGAGTGTGAGTGCCAGTGTCAGTGATTTTTTTTACTGACCCTAACCACTCCCACTGACACTGATTAGACGGCATCCAACTCGCGCCGCATGGCCATATCATAAAGCACCCGTTCGCGCGCCTTATCCAGACCAAGGGCTTTCCGCTTTTTGTCGATATGGGCGATCATCAGTTGGGCGGCCTTTTCAGGATCGGGTTCGAAAGCCCATTTGCCGCCCACGATTTCCTCCATCTCCTCGAAAAGAAGCTTGCACATCTCCTCGCTTCCGGTGATGGGGAAGGTCGTTCCAAAAACTGTGAATACCCCCGAAGCCACAAAGTACTGCCCGATGGCAATGGCTTTCTCGCTCATCCATTCTGGGGCGGCTCCGGCTGCGGGAAGGTCGCTGATATCATCACCCAGACCCCCGTCTTTCACCACCGCAGTGGCCGCCATTAAAATCCGGCTGTTGTCCACGCAGGCTCCCATGTGCAGTATCGGAGGGATGCCTACGGCTTCGCAGACCTCAGCCAGTCCGGGGCCGCAATACTGGGCGGCGGCTTCCGGAGTAAGCAAGCCCGCCTTGCCGCAGGCCATAGCCGAGCATCCCGTGGTCAGAACGATGACATCGTTCTTGATTAACTTTTTGATCATGGTGAGGTGGGCACTGTCATGGGTCGTCCGGCAGTTATTGCAGCCTACGACCCCAGCCACACCCCGAATTCGACCGTTGATGATGTTATCGTTCAGCGGCCGGTAGGAAGAACGGAAAAGCCCTCCCAGCAGGTAATTGATAGTTTCATGGCTAAACCCCACGATCATCTCCTGGCTTTCCGCAGGAATCTGTACCGCTTTCCCTTTCCGGTTCGGGAAATTATCGATGGCTGCCCGTAAGATTTTCTTGGCCACCTCCGGACCGTGATGCTCGTCAAATTCGATATGAGTGGCTCCCTGCATTTTGGCCCGGCGGTCAGTGGTGATCACCTTGGTATGGTAACATTTGGCTACATCGGCCAGGGACTGCATCATACACTGAACGTCCACCACCATGGCATCTACTGCTCCGGTGACGATGGCCAACTCTTGCTGGAGGAAATTCCCGGCTACGGGGATTCCATGGCGCATCAAAACTTCATTAGCCGAGCAGCACATCCCGGCCAGATTGATCCCCTTGGCTCCCTTGGATTTGGCGTAAGCCTGAATTTCCGGATCCTGAGAGGCCACCACGAGAAGTTCAGGTAGCAGAGGTTCATGGCCATGCATGACTACGTTCACCTGATCTTCCTTGAGCACGCCCAGGTTAATCCTCCCCAAAATGGGCACGGGGTTGCCAAAAAGAATATCCTGGAGTTCGGTCGAGATCATCGAACCGCCCCAGCCGTCCGCCAGGGCACAGCGGGATCCCTGGAGGAGGAGATTGTGGTAATCCTGATCCACTCCCATATGGGTCCTATGCATCAATTCCACGACTTCGCGGTCAATGCCCCGAGGGGCAATTCCCAGCTTCCTCCAGAGTTCTTGCCGCTTCAGGGGCGCCCGCTTGACGAAGTGGAGTTCCCCGTGTTGCCTTCCGAACTCGGCTAGGCACTTTTCTCCCACCTCGATGGCAATCTCCTTCACCGAACGATCGCCAATTTCAATGCCCAAATCCAAAGCCACCTGATAGAGTTTCTGCTCGTCTTTGATCGCATACCCGGGCACTTCTCCCCTGGCCGTGGCTAAGAAAAGCTCAGCCACTCCCCGAGCATGGTCGGAGTGGGCGGATGTTCCCGCAGCGATCATGCGGACAAAATTTCTTGCTGATATGGTTTCTGCGGTTGCGCCGCAGACTCCCCTTCTCTTGGCCTTCTCCCCCCCAGTCTCGGCTTTCTTTTTGGGGGCTGGCACCCGACAGGGACCCATGGAGCAGTTCTTACAGCAACTCCCTTCCGCGCCGATGGGGCAGGGCTTCATTTCTTCCGCCCGATCAAAAACGGTGCTCACTCCGTCCGCTTTGGCTTTGGCCAACATTTCCAGCGTGGCTTTGTCCACACTTTTTTCTTCTGCCATTTAAATAACCCTCCTCGTTAAGAAGCAATCAATCCCGCCGAAAGCGGGATCAGCTTTCAGCTAAAACACTTTCCATCATCAACCAAAATGTTTGTTTTTGCTGATTGCCCCGCATTTTGCGGGGCGGATGGCTGAAAGCTATTTATTCTTTTAAAAGATCTCCGATCATGCCTTTTACCAAAGAAATCGCCTCTGGGTGGCGCATGATCAATACGTTGGCCCCGGCCAGAAGCAGGACCACCGCCGTTACTGCCTCCATCAAGATTCCGCGCT is drawn from Deltaproteobacteria bacterium and contains these coding sequences:
- the acsB gene encoding acetyl-CoA decarbonylase/synthase complex subunit alpha/beta, producing the protein MSKIIAAAAIRGGHKILERAEKKYQEALEKWGPNQEVGFPNTGYYLPIIYGILGVPVKTLGDMKPILERCRALIPPLVKEKVWLPYLAPALDAGMATFFAEEIIEAIRYLEDPNFYIKGEDPTADNIWLGAADDIILRKRGIEFVDGTAPGFAAILGAAPTKEIAAKIAQELQEKNLYVFMAAEHNGKHFSEQLVEAGVQIGWPTRLVSFGPDYTATVFAMGFATRAAMSFGGIAPGDYRKILIYNKDRVFAFALPLGFVTDEWYANAAGAINWGFPVIADTPIPQVLPTGICTYEHVVSNIAHDQIVQKAVEVRGLKVTVAKVPVPVAYGPAFEGERIRGEDIYLECGGGRTIAVEWTTSRDMNEVEDGKVEVIGPDIKDIKPPAQLPLAIVAEVAGRKMQEDFEPILERQIHHLINYAQGLMHIGQRDIAWVRVGKGAVEKGFTLRHLGDILHAKYHQDFGSIFDKVQVKIYTEESKVKEIMGKARGVYHKRDARIEGMTDESEETFYSCTLCQSFAPTHVCIITPERTGLCGAYNWLDGKASNEINPTGPNQPVPKMEVIDPLLGQWKGVNDFVFKASRQKLEKYNAYSIMVDPMTSCGCFECIAAVLPMCNGIMTVNRDFTGMTPCGMKFTTLAGSVGGGSVTPGFVGHSKHYIGSKKFIMAEGGIKRLVWMPKMLKEEIMDRLKKRAVEMGIPNFPEMIADETIGTTEDEILPFLTEKGHPALS
- the cooS gene encoding anaerobic carbon-monoxide dehydrogenase catalytic subunit yields the protein MAEEKSVDKATLEMLAKAKADGVSTVFDRAEEMKPCPIGAEGSCCKNCSMGPCRVPAPKKKAETGGEKAKRRGVCGATAETISARNFVRMIAAGTSAHSDHARGVAELFLATARGEVPGYAIKDEQKLYQVALDLGIEIGDRSVKEIAIEVGEKCLAEFGRQHGELHFVKRAPLKRQELWRKLGIAPRGIDREVVELMHRTHMGVDQDYHNLLLQGSRCALADGWGGSMISTELQDILFGNPVPILGRINLGVLKEDQVNVVMHGHEPLLPELLVVASQDPEIQAYAKSKGAKGINLAGMCCSANEVLMRHGIPVAGNFLQQELAIVTGAVDAMVVDVQCMMQSLADVAKCYHTKVITTDRRAKMQGATHIEFDEHHGPEVAKKILRAAIDNFPNRKGKAVQIPAESQEMIVGFSHETINYLLGGLFRSSYRPLNDNIINGRIRGVAGVVGCNNCRTTHDSAHLTMIKKLIKNDVIVLTTGCSAMACGKAGLLTPEAAAQYCGPGLAEVCEAVGIPPILHMGACVDNSRILMAATAVVKDGGLGDDISDLPAAGAAPEWMSEKAIAIGQYFVASGVFTVFGTTFPITGSEEMCKLLFEEMEEIVGGKWAFEPDPEKAAQLMIAHIDKKRKALGLDKARERVLYDMAMRRELDAV